A genomic stretch from Bradyrhizobium quebecense includes:
- a CDS encoding OpgC domain-containing protein, protein MLNQDTASLSHRVERDLRLDLFRGIGLWMIFLDHIPDDVVAWLTLKNYGFSDAAEFFVFISGYLAGFIYGPIIRGGQFIAATKRLLTRVWQMYVAHIMLFLLFTAQISRTVRKFDNPMYTDEFNVHTFLEHPDILIGQALTLRYKPVDLDVLPLYISLVAISPLVLWCMVRRPNWTLLGSILVYIGARVFDWNLSSYPPGTHWYFNPFAWQLMFFFAAWCGVGGVAKLEGLIYSRAAQAVAIAWMAFALLIVMTWHSPFLESLIPRWMIKAIYPIDKTDLDMLRFTHFLALALLVVRYFPRKSEILASKWLRPIILCGQHSLPTFCFGVFLSFAAHWILVQHAQGGLRALWMQLLVSVGGILIMIGLAWLLDRAQKVPDLFVDVTEIEEGRPAVEAGKA, encoded by the coding sequence ATGCTCAACCAGGACACAGCTTCTCTCTCGCACCGCGTGGAGCGCGATCTGCGGCTCGATCTGTTCCGCGGAATTGGGCTGTGGATGATCTTCCTCGATCACATTCCGGATGACGTCGTCGCCTGGTTGACCCTGAAGAATTATGGCTTCAGCGATGCCGCCGAATTCTTCGTGTTTATTTCCGGCTATCTGGCCGGCTTCATCTACGGCCCGATCATACGCGGCGGCCAATTTATCGCCGCCACCAAGCGGCTGCTGACGCGCGTTTGGCAAATGTACGTTGCGCACATCATGCTGTTCCTGCTCTTCACGGCGCAGATTTCCCGCACGGTCCGAAAATTCGACAACCCGATGTACACGGATGAATTCAATGTTCACACTTTTCTCGAGCATCCCGACATCCTGATCGGACAGGCACTCACGCTGCGCTACAAGCCGGTCGATCTTGACGTGCTGCCGCTCTATATATCGCTGGTCGCGATTTCTCCGCTGGTCCTGTGGTGCATGGTGCGTCGCCCAAACTGGACCCTGCTTGGCTCGATCCTCGTGTACATTGGGGCGCGGGTATTCGACTGGAATCTCTCTTCCTACCCACCCGGGACACACTGGTACTTCAATCCATTCGCCTGGCAACTGATGTTCTTTTTCGCAGCATGGTGCGGCGTAGGAGGCGTCGCCAAACTGGAGGGATTGATCTACTCCCGCGCAGCGCAGGCAGTTGCGATTGCCTGGATGGCCTTTGCGCTTCTGATCGTCATGACCTGGCACAGCCCGTTCCTGGAATCGCTGATTCCCAGATGGATGATCAAGGCGATCTATCCGATCGACAAGACCGATCTCGATATGTTGCGCTTCACGCATTTTCTCGCTTTGGCCCTGTTGGTCGTCCGATATTTTCCGCGCAAATCGGAGATACTTGCCTCCAAATGGCTGCGTCCGATAATCCTGTGCGGTCAGCATTCGCTCCCGACTTTCTGCTTCGGCGTATTCCTGTCCTTTGCCGCGCATTGGATTCTGGTTCAGCACGCCCAAGGTGGCTTGCGTGCGCTGTGGATGCAACTGCTTGTCAGCGTCGGTGGCATCCTGATCATGATCGGGCTCGCATGGCTTCTGGATCGGGCGCAGAAGGTCCCCGACCTGTTCGTCGACGTCACCGAGATCGAGGAAGGCAGACCGGCGGTCGAAGCCGGGAAAGCGTGA
- a CDS encoding arylsulfatase encodes MRAYLSALVVSSATLLASASAPAQQVNGTLGSPGATTTITGQQLPPPDPKFGGVIKDGALQSKPWWPPRVAPPRGAPNVLLIITDDAGFGVPSTFGGVIPTPTMDRIANSGLRYNRVFSTALCSPTRAALITGRNHHSAGFGVISEQATGFPGYNSIIAKDKATIGRILLDNGYSTSWFGKDHNTPAFAASQVGPFDQWPTGMGFEYFYGFVGGDANQWEPNLFRNTTQIYPFLGKEPGTWNLVTAMADDAIDWMTRVHQTDPSKPVLIKYAPGATHAPHHPTKEWVDKISKLHLFDEGWNKVRDRIFENQKRLGVIPMDTKLSPWPKDILKEWDQLTADEKKLYIRQAEVFAAFAAYSDHEIGRVIQAFEDLGKLDNTLIIYINGDNGTSAEGGPLGTPNEVAFFNGVSVPVDVQLAKYYDVWGTEQTYNHMSAGWSWAFDAPFSWFKQNASQLGGTNQNMVVSWPARIKDKGGLREQFIHVIDVVPTILEAAGIRAPEMVDGIKQAPIEGTSFAYTFDKTNGKVSTRHKTQYFEMMGQWALYNEGWFLSTKVNRAPWEAFGPANPDPLNNQVLQLYNLTQDFSQTEDLAAKNPQKVKELKEMFVAEARKYHVFPMDASVAARVIAPRPNITAGRSEFVYTRPMTGLPQGDSPLLLDTSYTITADIEVPVDGAEGMILTSGGRFAGYGFYLLKNKPVFLWNLLDLQRIKWEGTEALSPGRHTIAFDFKYEGTGVGTLAYNSFSGLAQPGTGTLLVDGKQVDTKRMPKTLPMILQWDESFDIGSDTLTGVNDSDYKPPFPLTAKLNKLTVKVDRPQLSPDDIKKLQAAMQAASDGPVGEDLDLVQKIEMRIDQREGCRKQADAKGLGPIERIGFVHNCMKQ; translated from the coding sequence ATGAGAGCGTACTTGTCAGCTTTGGTTGTCTCAAGCGCGACCTTGCTGGCTTCGGCTTCGGCGCCGGCTCAGCAGGTCAACGGCACCCTGGGCTCGCCCGGTGCGACGACGACCATCACGGGCCAGCAGCTCCCGCCACCCGATCCGAAATTCGGAGGCGTAATCAAGGACGGCGCGCTGCAATCCAAGCCCTGGTGGCCGCCACGCGTGGCGCCACCCCGAGGCGCGCCGAACGTGTTGCTGATCATCACCGACGATGCGGGCTTTGGCGTACCGTCCACCTTTGGCGGCGTCATTCCCACGCCAACCATGGATCGCATCGCCAACAGCGGCCTGCGCTACAACCGCGTTTTCTCCACCGCGCTATGCTCGCCGACACGCGCAGCGCTGATCACCGGGCGCAACCACCATTCGGCCGGCTTTGGCGTCATCTCGGAACAGGCGACCGGCTTTCCCGGGTACAATAGCATTATAGCCAAGGACAAGGCCACGATCGGGCGTATCCTGCTCGACAATGGCTACTCGACCTCGTGGTTCGGCAAGGACCACAACACGCCGGCCTTCGCGGCCAGCCAGGTCGGACCGTTTGATCAGTGGCCGACCGGCATGGGCTTCGAATATTTCTACGGGTTCGTCGGCGGTGACGCCAATCAGTGGGAGCCGAACCTGTTCCGCAACACAACGCAGATCTACCCGTTCCTGGGCAAGGAGCCGGGGACCTGGAATCTCGTCACGGCGATGGCCGACGACGCGATTGACTGGATGACGCGGGTGCACCAGACCGACCCGAGCAAGCCAGTCCTCATCAAATACGCGCCAGGCGCCACGCATGCACCGCATCACCCTACGAAGGAGTGGGTGGACAAGATCAGCAAGCTGCACTTGTTCGACGAAGGCTGGAACAAGGTGCGCGATCGGATCTTCGAGAACCAGAAGCGGCTCGGCGTGATCCCGATGGACACCAAGCTGTCGCCCTGGCCAAAGGATATCCTGAAGGAGTGGGATCAACTGACAGCAGACGAAAAGAAGCTCTATATCCGCCAGGCCGAGGTCTTTGCCGCCTTCGCCGCCTATAGCGACCATGAGATCGGGCGCGTAATCCAGGCCTTCGAGGACTTGGGCAAGCTTGACAACACGCTGATCATCTACATCAACGGCGACAACGGCACGAGTGCCGAAGGCGGCCCGCTTGGCACGCCGAACGAGGTGGCTTTCTTCAACGGTGTGTCGGTGCCCGTCGATGTCCAATTGGCCAAGTATTACGACGTATGGGGAACCGAGCAGACCTACAATCACATGTCGGCCGGCTGGTCGTGGGCTTTCGATGCGCCGTTCTCCTGGTTCAAGCAGAATGCGTCGCAGCTTGGCGGCACCAACCAGAACATGGTCGTGTCATGGCCGGCACGCATCAAAGACAAGGGCGGCCTGCGCGAGCAGTTCATTCACGTGATCGACGTGGTGCCCACGATCCTCGAAGCCGCAGGCATCCGCGCACCGGAGATGGTGGACGGTATCAAGCAGGCACCGATCGAGGGCACAAGTTTCGCCTACACGTTCGACAAGACAAACGGCAAAGTGTCGACGCGGCACAAGACGCAATACTTCGAGATGATGGGCCAGTGGGCGTTGTATAACGAGGGCTGGTTCCTCAGCACCAAGGTCAATCGCGCGCCTTGGGAGGCTTTCGGACCGGCCAACCCCGATCCGCTGAACAACCAAGTGCTTCAGCTCTATAACCTGACCCAGGATTTTAGCCAAACCGAGGATCTTGCGGCGAAGAATCCGCAGAAGGTTAAAGAGCTGAAGGAGATGTTCGTCGCCGAGGCCAGGAAGTACCACGTCTTCCCGATGGACGCGTCGGTTGCTGCACGGGTGATCGCGCCGCGCCCGAACATCACCGCCGGCCGCTCAGAGTTCGTCTATACGCGACCAATGACCGGCCTCCCGCAGGGCGACTCTCCCCTGCTGCTGGATACCTCGTACACAATCACCGCCGACATCGAGGTACCGGTCGACGGTGCGGAGGGCATGATCCTGACGTCGGGAGGACGCTTTGCCGGCTACGGATTCTATCTGCTGAAGAACAAGCCCGTGTTCCTGTGGAACCTGCTCGACCTCCAGCGGATCAAGTGGGAAGGGACCGAAGCGCTTTCGCCTGGCCGGCATACGATCGCGTTCGACTTCAAGTACGAAGGCACCGGAGTCGGCACGCTTGCTTACAACAGCTTCAGCGGCCTTGCCCAGCCCGGCACGGGCACATTGTTGGTCGACGGCAAGCAGGTTGATACGAAGCGGATGCCGAAGACACTGCCGATGATTCTGCAGTGGGACGAGAGCTTCGACATCGGTTCGGATACGCTGACCGGCGTCAATGACTCCGACTACAAACCGCCATTCCCGCTGACCGCCAAACTTAACAAGCTGACGGTCAAAGTTGATCGTCCGCAGTTGTCGCCCGACGATATCAAGAAACTGCAAGCAGCGATGCAGGCAGCGAGCGACGGACCGGTTGGAGAGGATCTCGATTTGGTCCAAAAAATCGAGATGCGGATCGACCAGAGAGAAGGTTGCCGGAAGCAGGCAGACGCAAAGGGGCTTGGTCCCATCGAACGCATCGGATTCGTGCACAACTGTATGAAGCAATGA